The Octadecabacter arcticus 238 genome contains a region encoding:
- a CDS encoding IS1595 family transposase, whose product MDHHDYLAWLSEIDDLSSYQRIATVRLLAGQPSLEAVIGLLEERIGTARNCPHCAAGGAVIRGRSNGLKRYFCKICSKTFNALTGTPLARLRHKDCWTEFAGSLSDGDTVKTSAARCGVASSTAFRWRHRFLRAVTAGAIKLRGIVEADETFVLSSRKGERNLDRKARRRGGKASKRGVSHEQVPVLVAADRSGATVSAILPAVSAAHLQAVLQPVLDQDALLVTDGCTSYPPCAAAMGISHEALNQTAGERVRGELHIQTVNCRHERLKSFLRRHQVSRQLSQMVSSRSASKAANTTRSPRRSSRDPAG is encoded by the coding sequence ATGGACCATCACGACTATCTGGCCTGGCTATCTGAGATTGATGATCTGTCCTCGTACCAGCGGATCGCAACGGTTCGGTTGCTGGCTGGTCAGCCGTCGCTGGAAGCCGTGATCGGACTGTTGGAGGAGCGGATCGGGACGGCACGAAACTGTCCGCATTGTGCGGCGGGCGGGGCTGTGATCCGAGGCCGCTCTAACGGGCTGAAGCGGTATTTTTGCAAGATCTGCAGCAAAACCTTCAACGCCCTAACTGGGACGCCGTTAGCTCGGCTGCGACACAAAGATTGCTGGACGGAATTTGCTGGGTCATTAAGCGATGGCGACACGGTGAAGACCTCGGCGGCCCGCTGCGGGGTGGCCAGCAGCACGGCTTTTCGCTGGCGTCACCGCTTCCTGCGGGCTGTGACGGCTGGCGCGATCAAACTGCGCGGTATCGTCGAGGCCGATGAGACATTTGTCTTGAGCAGTCGTAAAGGCGAACGGAACCTCGATCGCAAGGCCCGCAGGCGCGGCGGCAAGGCGTCCAAACGGGGGGTATCGCATGAGCAAGTTCCAGTTTTGGTGGCCGCCGACCGCTCCGGCGCGACCGTCAGCGCCATATTGCCGGCGGTGTCTGCCGCTCATTTGCAAGCGGTTTTGCAGCCAGTTCTTGATCAGGACGCCCTGCTGGTCACTGACGGCTGCACCAGTTATCCGCCCTGCGCCGCCGCGATGGGCATCAGCCATGAGGCGCTCAACCAAACCGCTGGCGAGCGCGTCCGGGGAGAACTGCACATCCAGACCGTCAACTGCCGCCATGAGCGGCTCAAGTCCTTCCTTCGTCGCCACCAAGTATCTCGACAGCTATCTCAGATGGTTTCATCTCGCAGTGCTTCCAAGGCAGCCAACACCACGCGCAGTCCTCGCCGCAGCAGCAGGGATCCTGCCGGTTAG